Proteins from one Desulfovibrio aminophilus genomic window:
- a CDS encoding DEAD/DEAH box helicase has translation MENETPNTTSDPEATRPEPRLEDLPETLRRACDRAGWTALTPVQAKALPPLLEGRDMMVQARTGSGKTGAFVLPMLSRLDPTRPECQALVLVPTRELATQVAREAELLCGPDGPRVVAVYGGVGYGPQIEAFKLGAHIVVGTPGRVLDHLLKRSLTLEHLRMLVFDEADRMLSVGFYPDMKEVQRYLPKRRVHSSMFSATYPGHVLRLAEEFLREPQMLSLSGAQVSVAEIAHTYYEVPAMGRERCLIRIIELEQPTQVIIFCNKKSDVHFLTAVLQQFGYDADELSADLTQAKREQVLARVRDKSLRFLVATDVAGRGIDIPELSHVILYEPPEDRESYIHRSGRTGRAGASGEVISLVDVIQKLELMRIARLYSLDLIRREPPSDEAVAEVVAERLSSSLEAELRSKTPLARERMRRFLPLAAKLAEEDDGRMLLAMLLDERYQGSLGAAPALPEERPGRRGEPRGERGSERRDEGDRPRSEGAKRRRRPRKRRGGGGGESQGQQG, from the coding sequence ATGGAAAACGAAACTCCCAATACGACGTCCGATCCCGAGGCAACGCGGCCCGAGCCGCGCCTGGAGGATCTTCCCGAGACGCTGCGCCGGGCCTGCGACCGCGCGGGCTGGACCGCGCTCACCCCGGTGCAGGCCAAGGCCCTGCCCCCGCTGCTGGAAGGTCGGGACATGATGGTCCAGGCCCGCACGGGCAGCGGCAAGACCGGCGCGTTCGTGCTGCCCATGCTCTCCCGGCTGGACCCCACGCGGCCGGAATGCCAGGCCCTGGTGCTGGTGCCCACGCGCGAGCTGGCCACCCAGGTGGCCCGCGAGGCCGAGCTGCTCTGCGGCCCGGACGGCCCGCGCGTGGTGGCGGTCTACGGCGGCGTGGGCTACGGCCCCCAGATCGAGGCCTTCAAGCTGGGCGCGCACATCGTGGTCGGCACGCCCGGCCGCGTGCTGGACCACCTGCTCAAGCGTTCGCTGACCCTGGAGCATCTGCGCATGCTCGTGTTCGACGAGGCCGACCGGATGCTCTCCGTGGGCTTCTACCCGGACATGAAGGAGGTGCAGCGCTACCTGCCCAAGCGGCGGGTGCACTCCTCGATGTTCTCGGCCACCTATCCGGGCCACGTGCTGCGCCTGGCCGAGGAGTTCCTGCGCGAGCCGCAGATGCTCTCGCTTTCGGGCGCGCAGGTATCCGTGGCCGAGATCGCGCACACCTACTACGAGGTCCCGGCCATGGGCCGGGAGCGCTGCCTCATCCGCATCATCGAGCTGGAGCAGCCCACCCAGGTGATCATCTTCTGCAACAAGAAGAGCGACGTGCACTTCCTGACGGCCGTGCTGCAGCAGTTCGGCTACGACGCGGACGAACTGTCCGCGGACCTGACCCAGGCCAAGCGCGAGCAGGTGCTGGCCCGGGTGCGGGACAAGTCCCTGCGCTTCCTGGTGGCCACGGACGTGGCCGGGCGGGGCATCGACATCCCGGAACTGTCGCACGTGATCCTCTACGAGCCGCCGGAGGACCGCGAGTCCTACATCCACCGCTCGGGCCGCACGGGCCGGGCCGGGGCCTCGGGCGAGGTCATCTCCCTGGTGGACGTGATCCAGAAGCTGGAGCTCATGCGCATCGCCCGGCTCTACTCCCTCGACCTGATCCGGCGCGAACCGCCCTCGGACGAGGCCGTGGCCGAGGTGGTGGCCGAGCGTCTGTCCTCCAGCCTGGAGGCCGAGTTGCGGAGCAAGACGCCCCTGGCCCGGGAGCGCATGCGGCGTTTCCTGCCCCTGGCGGCCAAACTGGCCGAGGAGGACGACGGCCGGATGCTTCTGGCCATGCTCCTGGACGAGCGCTACCAGGGCAGCCTGGGCGCGGCCCCGGCCCTGCCCGAGGAGCGGCCCGGGAGGCGGGGCGAGCCCCGCGGCGAGCGCGGGAGCGAACGGCGGGACGAGGGCGACCGGCCCCGGTCCGAGGGCGCCAAGCGCCGCAGACGCCCGCGCAAACGGCGCGGCGGAGGCGGCGGGGAGAGCCAGGGCCAACAGGGCTGA
- a CDS encoding late competence development ComFB family protein codes for MRGTKRRMGFEDLENVAEDMVLARISELAEDEGLDFCRCPVCLQDIAAIVLNKVPPLYCCSLLEKNSPGEDFSRRVEHVRERIEEELPRALELVRSHDNH; via the coding sequence ATGCGCGGAACCAAGAGACGGATGGGGTTCGAGGACCTGGAGAACGTGGCCGAGGACATGGTCCTGGCGCGGATCTCCGAACTGGCCGAGGACGAGGGGCTGGACTTCTGCCGCTGTCCGGTCTGCCTGCAGGACATCGCGGCCATCGTGCTCAACAAGGTGCCGCCGCTGTACTGTTGCAGCCTGCTGGAGAAGAATTCCCCGGGCGAGGATTTCTCACGCCGCGTGGAGCACGTGCGCGAGCGCATCGAGGAAGAGTTGCCGCGGGCCCTCGAACTGGTCCGCAGCCACGACAATCACTGA
- a CDS encoding tetratricopeptide repeat protein produces the protein MSTAKPPRIKGVFSCEDTGYVGFGGTKRKIGRNFHVYAEEQDDGTILVQSLNSGMMPSGPQEVMSREELLGKFLPEPELYLNQVLPLMEKVESHVERGDQHRAKGESYSAEFEYKSALELAEDHARAVFGLGLVYLDRGDTASGTQVFKRLVQLRAAFEPRHKHLFNEFGIQLRKCGLFAEALEYYSRAREFSGDDENLVYNIGRAWFEKGDAAKARKLLLQALELRPDFPECREFLAVVEHTLSPKPGARVRHRGETGREAGPERAGGQ, from the coding sequence ATGAGCACGGCGAAACCGCCCCGCATCAAGGGAGTCTTTTCCTGCGAGGACACGGGCTACGTGGGCTTCGGCGGGACCAAGCGCAAGATCGGGCGCAACTTCCACGTCTACGCCGAGGAGCAGGACGACGGCACGATCCTGGTCCAAAGCCTGAACTCCGGCATGATGCCCTCCGGGCCCCAGGAGGTCATGAGCCGCGAGGAGTTGCTGGGCAAGTTCCTGCCCGAGCCGGAACTCTATCTGAACCAGGTCCTGCCGCTCATGGAGAAGGTGGAGTCGCACGTGGAGCGCGGGGACCAGCACCGGGCCAAGGGCGAGTCCTATTCCGCAGAGTTCGAGTACAAGAGCGCCCTGGAGCTGGCCGAGGACCACGCCCGGGCCGTGTTCGGCCTGGGCCTCGTCTACCTGGACCGGGGCGACACGGCCTCCGGAACCCAGGTCTTCAAGCGCCTGGTCCAGCTGCGCGCGGCCTTCGAGCCCCGGCACAAGCACCTGTTCAACGAGTTCGGGATCCAGCTGCGCAAGTGCGGACTGTTCGCCGAGGCCCTGGAGTACTACTCCCGGGCCCGGGAGTTCTCCGGGGACGACGAAAATCTCGTCTACAACATCGGCCGGGCCTGGTTCGAGAAGGGCGACGCGGCCAAGGCCCGCAAGCTCCTGCTCCAGGCCCTGGAGCTGCGGCCGGACTTCCCGGAGTGCCGGGAGTTCCTGGCGGTGGTGGAGCACACCCTCTCGCCCAAGCCGGGCGCGCGGGTGCGCCATCGCGGCGAAACCGGGCGGGAAGCCGGCCCGGAGCGCGCCGGAGGTCAGTGA